Proteins from one Gemmatimonadota bacterium genomic window:
- a CDS encoding thiol:disulfide interchange protein has product MKSTQNVMKSARTAILSLAILFAFGAGAWSVHGQAVRTDYMETELVVETTSVKPGQPFWAGLRMKMDEHWHTYWRNPADSGLPTQIHLALPDGFKAGEINWPYPQKIELDILASYGYEGETLLLVEITPPADLETGGTVDVGAFASWLVCAEICLPGESGYQVTLPVSTEAPQADERWTDLFARTREQLPVPVPGWHVEAAISDSTVALHATPPEWFPGNLTSAEFYPYNADLIDYISPQKLEKTETGYLLTMRRSGFYTDRPQQIEGVLVSPDGWRGPGSERALAVSAVYADVLSAAVAAIGSPVSPGSPGSGNVSAVSGLAATAISGDLVSGLWQALLFALIGGMILNLMPCVLPVLSIKVLGFIHQAGDDPAKARRHGMVFTAGVLVSFLALAAVLIALRTGGEQLGWGFQLQSPVFIVILSVIIFMFGLSLFGVFEIGTSLVGLGGRMDSGSGLGGSFLSGVLATVVATPCTAPFMGVALGYALTQSAAQSLAIFGFLGLGMALPYLTLSSVPALLRYVPKPGAWMESFKQFMGFLMMATVVWLLWVLNLQTDPNLVALVMVLLVLVALGSWILGRWGGIAAGSRSRIAARAAAAVIIIASMVTVLSQVPAPAKADRTAAASTYSAGLEWEPFSRQLVQDLRTSGKAVFVDFTAAWCLSCQVNKRVALSDSRVVEQFETLGVVPVQADWTSRDPEITRALAEFGRNSVPLYVLYTGGPDSVPEILPELLTPGLVLDALKKVESGSAASR; this is encoded by the coding sequence ATGAAATCAACTCAAAACGTCATGAAATCAGCGCGCACCGCCATTCTGTCGCTCGCGATCCTGTTCGCCTTCGGCGCCGGCGCCTGGTCCGTTCATGGTCAGGCGGTCCGCACCGATTACATGGAGACCGAACTGGTCGTAGAGACGACGTCCGTCAAGCCCGGGCAGCCTTTCTGGGCCGGCCTGCGGATGAAGATGGACGAGCACTGGCACACCTACTGGCGCAACCCGGCCGATTCGGGGCTTCCCACGCAGATACACTTGGCGCTGCCCGATGGATTCAAGGCCGGTGAGATCAATTGGCCCTATCCCCAGAAGATCGAACTCGACATCCTGGCCAGCTACGGGTACGAAGGCGAGACGCTCCTGCTCGTGGAAATCACGCCTCCGGCCGACCTGGAGACCGGCGGGACGGTCGACGTCGGAGCCTTTGCTTCCTGGCTGGTCTGCGCGGAAATCTGTCTCCCGGGAGAATCCGGATACCAGGTGACGCTGCCCGTTTCCACGGAGGCGCCCCAGGCCGATGAGCGATGGACCGATCTCTTTGCCCGCACCCGGGAGCAACTTCCGGTCCCGGTCCCCGGATGGCACGTCGAGGCCGCTATCTCCGATTCCACCGTGGCGCTGCACGCCACGCCGCCCGAATGGTTCCCTGGAAACCTCACCAGCGCCGAGTTCTACCCCTACAACGCTGACCTGATCGACTACATATCTCCCCAGAAACTGGAGAAGACGGAGACCGGGTACCTGTTGACGATGCGCCGATCGGGCTTCTATACGGACAGGCCGCAGCAGATCGAGGGCGTGCTGGTGTCCCCGGATGGATGGCGTGGCCCGGGATCGGAGCGCGCCCTGGCCGTGAGCGCAGTCTATGCGGATGTGCTGTCGGCCGCGGTCGCTGCGATCGGTTCGCCTGTTTCGCCTGGTTCGCCTGGTTCCGGCAACGTTTCGGCGGTTTCCGGCCTTGCTGCCACGGCGATTTCCGGCGATCTCGTGTCCGGCCTGTGGCAGGCTCTGCTATTCGCCCTCATCGGCGGCATGATCCTCAACCTGATGCCCTGCGTCCTCCCCGTGCTGTCCATCAAGGTGCTCGGATTCATTCACCAGGCGGGCGACGATCCGGCAAAGGCCCGGCGGCACGGCATGGTCTTCACTGCGGGCGTCCTGGTCTCCTTTCTCGCGCTGGCGGCCGTCCTGATCGCCCTGCGGACCGGGGGAGAGCAACTGGGCTGGGGATTCCAGCTCCAGTCGCCGGTCTTCATCGTCATCCTGTCGGTCATCATCTTCATGTTCGGCCTGAGTCTCTTCGGCGTCTTCGAGATCGGCACGTCACTGGTCGGTCTCGGCGGGCGAATGGATTCGGGGAGCGGACTCGGCGGATCCTTCCTGAGCGGCGTCCTGGCCACGGTCGTGGCCACGCCGTGCACCGCGCCGTTCATGGGCGTGGCCCTGGGATACGCCCTGACACAGTCGGCGGCGCAGTCCCTGGCGATCTTCGGGTTCCTCGGCCTGGGCATGGCCCTGCCCTACCTGACCCTGTCATCCGTTCCCGCCCTGCTGCGGTACGTGCCGAAACCCGGCGCGTGGATGGAATCCTTCAAGCAGTTCATGGGCTTCCTCATGATGGCCACCGTGGTCTGGCTGCTCTGGGTGCTGAACCTACAGACGGATCCCAATCTGGTCGCCCTAGTGATGGTTCTGCTCGTGCTGGTGGCCCTTGGAAGCTGGATTCTCGGCCGCTGGGGAGGCATCGCTGCCGGCAGCCGTTCCAGGATAGCTGCCCGTGCTGCCGCCGCGGTGATCATCATCGCGAGCATGGTAACCGTACTGAGCCAGGTGCCGGCCCCGGCCAAGGCGGATCGAACTGCCGCGGCTTCGACATACAGCGCGGGGCTGGAGTGGGAACCCTTCTCCCGGCAGCTGGTGCAGGACCTGCGCACTTCCGGGAAGGCGGTTTTCGTGGACTTCACCGCGGCCTGGTGCCTGAGTTGCCAGGTCAACAAGCGCGTGGCGCTGAGCGACAGCCGCGTAGTCGAGCAGTTCGAGACCCTGGGCGTCGTCCCGGTCCAGGCCGACTGGACGTCGAGGGACCCCGAGATCACGCGGGCACTGGCCGAGTTCGGTCGCAACAGTGTCCCGCTTTACGTGCTGTATACGGGCGGTCCGGATTCCGTACCGGAGATCCTTCCGGAACTGCTCACGCCCGGCCTGGTGCTGGACGCGTTGAAGAAGGTGGAAAGCGGGAGCGCGGCCAGCAGGTAG